A region from the Ctenopharyngodon idella isolate HZGC_01 chromosome 13, HZGC01, whole genome shotgun sequence genome encodes:
- the ggps1 gene encoding geranylgeranyl pyrophosphate synthase isoform X2 — translation METKEQLLKGFFWNHTCTCYSCQVIIEVTEMLHNASLLIDDIEDSSKLRRGFPVAHSIYGVPSVINSANYVYFLGLEKVLMLEHPEAVRVFTRQLLELHRGQGLDIHWRDTYTCPTEAEYRAMVLQKTGGLFGLAVGLMQLFSDWKRDLKPLLDTLGLFFQIRDDYANLNSKEYSANKSFCEDLTEGKFSFPTIHAIWSRPESTQVQNILRQRTENVDIKRYCVDYLEKVGSFAYTRQTLMDLEVEAYRLIADLGGNPELEALMEHLSRMYKEPEGGASAGQSKELGGGAAASQTKQ, via the coding sequence GTCATTATTGAGGTGACAGAGATGCTGCACAATGCCAGTCTGCTGATCGACGATATTGAAGACAGCTCTAAGCTGCGGCGCGGTTTTCCGGTGGCCCACAGCATCTACGGCGTGCCGTCGGTCATCAACTCCGCCAACTACGTCTACTTCCTTGGCCTGGAGAAGGTGTTGATGTTAGAGCACCCCGAGGCCGTGCGCGTCTTCACCCGCCAGCTGCTGGAGCTGCACCGCGGACAGGGCCTGGACATCCACTGGCGGGACACGTACACCTGCCCGACCGAGGCAGAGTACCGGGCCATGGTGCTTCAGAAAACCGGCGGGCTTTTCGGCCTCGCTGTGGGACTCATGCAGCTCTTCTCTGACTGGAAACGAGATCTCAAGCCGCTTTTGGACACTTTGGGCCTTTTCTTCCAGATACGTGATGACTACGCCAACCTGAATTCGAAAGAGTACAGCGCCAACAAGAGCTTCTGCGAAGACCTGACGGAAGGGAAGTTCTCTTTCCCCACCATTCACGCCATCTGGTCCCGTCCCGAGAGCACGCAAGTGCAGAATATCCTGCGCCAGCGCACAGAGAACGTGGATATTAAACGCTACTGCGTCGACTACCTGGAGAAGGTGGGCTCCTTCGCTTACACCCGTCAGACGCTGATGGATCTGGAAGTGGAGGCCTACCGGCTCATCGCAGATCTCGGAGGGAATCCGGAACTGGAGGCTTTAATGGAGCATCTGAGTCGCATGTATAAAGAGCCCGAGGGCGGAGCTTCTGCTGGCCAATCAAAAGAGCTTGGGGGCGGAGCTGCAGCCAGCCAAACAAAACAATGA
- the ggps1 gene encoding geranylgeranyl pyrophosphate synthase isoform X3, with protein sequence MLHNASLLIDDIEDSSKLRRGFPVAHSIYGVPSVINSANYVYFLGLEKVLMLEHPEAVRVFTRQLLELHRGQGLDIHWRDTYTCPTEAEYRAMVLQKTGGLFGLAVGLMQLFSDWKRDLKPLLDTLGLFFQIRDDYANLNSKEYSANKSFCEDLTEGKFSFPTIHAIWSRPESTQVQNILRQRTENVDIKRYCVDYLEKVGSFAYTRQTLMDLEVEAYRLIADLGGNPELEALMEHLSRMYKEPEGGASAGQSKELGGGAAASQTKQ encoded by the coding sequence ATGCTGCACAATGCCAGTCTGCTGATCGACGATATTGAAGACAGCTCTAAGCTGCGGCGCGGTTTTCCGGTGGCCCACAGCATCTACGGCGTGCCGTCGGTCATCAACTCCGCCAACTACGTCTACTTCCTTGGCCTGGAGAAGGTGTTGATGTTAGAGCACCCCGAGGCCGTGCGCGTCTTCACCCGCCAGCTGCTGGAGCTGCACCGCGGACAGGGCCTGGACATCCACTGGCGGGACACGTACACCTGCCCGACCGAGGCAGAGTACCGGGCCATGGTGCTTCAGAAAACCGGCGGGCTTTTCGGCCTCGCTGTGGGACTCATGCAGCTCTTCTCTGACTGGAAACGAGATCTCAAGCCGCTTTTGGACACTTTGGGCCTTTTCTTCCAGATACGTGATGACTACGCCAACCTGAATTCGAAAGAGTACAGCGCCAACAAGAGCTTCTGCGAAGACCTGACGGAAGGGAAGTTCTCTTTCCCCACCATTCACGCCATCTGGTCCCGTCCCGAGAGCACGCAAGTGCAGAATATCCTGCGCCAGCGCACAGAGAACGTGGATATTAAACGCTACTGCGTCGACTACCTGGAGAAGGTGGGCTCCTTCGCTTACACCCGTCAGACGCTGATGGATCTGGAAGTGGAGGCCTACCGGCTCATCGCAGATCTCGGAGGGAATCCGGAACTGGAGGCTTTAATGGAGCATCTGAGTCGCATGTATAAAGAGCCCGAGGGCGGAGCTTCTGCTGGCCAATCAAAAGAGCTTGGGGGCGGAGCTGCAGCCAGCCAAACAAAACAATGA